One genomic window of Sphingobacterium oryzagri includes the following:
- a CDS encoding O-methyltransferase, with protein MLENEEALNAYLENTCDVENDLLKQINRETYLKETMPHMLSGHFQGRVLAMLSSLVKPKRILEIGTFTGYATLCLAEGLERDGVIHTIDINEEQQDRVQAYFDASPFADRIQYHIGDAAAIIPTIGGEFDLVFIDADKKRNLFYYEMLINHVPRGGLLLIDNVLWKGKVLMEDPDNQTKKVIELNETLAKDTRVDKLILPIRDGLFVLRKK; from the coding sequence ATGCTTGAGAATGAAGAGGCACTAAATGCCTACTTAGAGAATACATGTGACGTTGAAAATGACTTGTTGAAACAGATCAATAGGGAAACTTATTTGAAGGAAACGATGCCACATATGTTATCTGGTCATTTTCAAGGACGCGTATTGGCGATGTTGTCTTCCCTGGTAAAACCAAAGCGTATCTTAGAGATTGGTACGTTTACGGGGTATGCCACGTTGTGTTTAGCGGAAGGTCTTGAACGTGATGGTGTTATACATACGATTGATATTAATGAAGAGCAGCAAGATCGCGTACAAGCATATTTTGACGCCTCTCCTTTTGCAGATCGTATACAGTATCATATCGGCGATGCGGCAGCGATTATCCCGACAATTGGTGGCGAATTTGATCTGGTTTTTATCGACGCGGATAAAAAGAGAAACCTCTTTTATTACGAGATGTTAATCAATCATGTTCCACGTGGAGGATTGCTGTTGATCGATAATGTACTATGGAAGGGTAAGGTTTTGATGGAAGATCCTGATAATCAGACAAAAAAAGTAATAGAATTGAATGAAACCCTGGCAAAAGATACGCGTGTAGACAAGTTGATTTTGCCAATTAGAGATGGGCTTTTTGTATTGCGCAAAAAGTAA
- the mqnB gene encoding futalosine hydrolase, translating to MNILVVAATIQEIEISIPYLAHKKIPYLITGVGMVAATYALAKALQTAKVDLIIQVGIGGILHQSAPLGSIYRIVEDHIFELGAEDHEAFIPIEKLGFGQSLFREQFVLSDWPIKHIPQAIGITVNKVHGQEKSISRLRTLYSGEVVESMEGVSAFFVASQEKINVLQFRAISNYIEPRNRAAWQIGLAVKNLNEFLQELLQSLS from the coding sequence ATGAATATACTCGTTGTCGCGGCCACCATACAGGAAATCGAAATTTCAATACCTTATCTAGCGCATAAAAAAATACCTTATCTTATTACTGGCGTTGGTATGGTCGCAGCAACATATGCACTGGCCAAAGCACTTCAAACGGCAAAAGTAGATCTTATTATCCAGGTAGGTATTGGTGGAATACTTCATCAATCCGCACCATTGGGCAGCATTTATCGGATTGTTGAAGATCATATTTTTGAGCTGGGTGCGGAAGATCACGAGGCCTTTATACCGATTGAAAAACTGGGCTTCGGTCAATCTCTATTCCGTGAACAATTTGTTCTCTCAGATTGGCCAATCAAACATATTCCACAGGCGATCGGTATTACGGTAAACAAAGTGCATGGCCAGGAAAAAAGCATCTCCCGACTACGAACTTTGTACAGCGGCGAGGTTGTCGAATCCATGGAAGGTGTTTCTGCTTTTTTTGTTGCAAGCCAAGAAAAAATCAACGTATTGCAGTTTCGCGCGATCTCCAACTATATCGAACCGAGAAACAGAGCCGCATGGCAAATTGGGTTGGCTGTTAAAAATCTAAACGAATTTCTGCAGGAACTACTTCAGTCACTGTCGTAA
- the gcvH gene encoding glycine cleavage system protein GcvH yields the protein MNFPAELKYTKDHEWIRVEGDEAVIGITYFAQRELGDIVFVDINTVGEEIAANEVFGTVEAVKTVSDLFMPVTSTVLAVNDAIDGSPELVNTDAYGEGWIIRVKLSNVADVDALLSAAQYESEVNG from the coding sequence ATGAATTTTCCAGCAGAATTAAAATACACAAAGGATCACGAATGGATTCGTGTTGAAGGTGATGAAGCCGTTATCGGTATCACATATTTCGCACAGCGCGAGTTAGGCGATATTGTTTTTGTTGATATCAACACGGTAGGCGAAGAGATTGCTGCAAACGAAGTTTTCGGTACGGTAGAGGCCGTAAAAACTGTTTCAGACCTTTTTATGCCGGTTACATCAACGGTTTTAGCTGTTAATGATGCTATTGATGGTTCTCCAGAACTTGTTAATACAGATGCGTATGGAGAAGGCTGGATCATTCGCGTGAAATTGAGCAATGTGGCTGATGTAGATGCGTTGTTATCTGCGGCGCAGTACGAATCAGAAGTAAACGGCTAA
- a CDS encoding pyruvate dehydrogenase complex E1 component subunit beta: MREIQFREALREAMNEEMRKDDRIFLMGEEVAEYNGAYKVSQGMLDEFGAKRVIDTPIAELGFAGIGVGAAMNGLLPIIEFMTFNFSLVAIDQIINAAAKIHQMSGGQFSCPIVFRGPTGNAGQLAAQHSQNFENWFANTPGLKVVVPSNPYDAKGLLKSSIIDPDPVIFMESEVMYGDKGQVPEEEYYLPIGKANIIKEGTDVTIVSFGKMIPRVVLPAVEELTKEGINVELIDLRSVRPIDFPAIIESVKKTNRLVVVEEAWPLASISSEIAFRVQKDAFDYLDAPVIRVTSADVPLGYAPTLVEATLPSVAKVVKAVKEVSYLKK; the protein is encoded by the coding sequence ATGAGAGAAATACAATTCAGAGAAGCACTTCGTGAGGCAATGAACGAAGAAATGCGTAAAGATGATAGAATATTCTTGATGGGCGAAGAAGTCGCTGAATACAACGGTGCTTACAAAGTTAGCCAAGGTATGCTAGACGAGTTCGGCGCTAAACGTGTTATCGACACTCCCATTGCTGAGCTGGGTTTTGCAGGTATCGGTGTAGGTGCCGCGATGAACGGATTGCTTCCCATCATCGAATTCATGACATTCAACTTCTCATTAGTCGCGATAGATCAGATAATCAATGCTGCGGCTAAAATTCACCAAATGAGCGGTGGTCAATTCTCTTGTCCGATTGTTTTCCGCGGACCTACAGGTAACGCAGGACAATTGGCTGCACAACACTCGCAAAACTTTGAAAACTGGTTTGCAAATACCCCAGGTCTTAAAGTTGTTGTTCCTTCCAACCCTTACGATGCAAAAGGTTTATTAAAGTCTTCGATCATCGATCCAGATCCTGTTATCTTTATGGAGTCGGAAGTGATGTATGGCGATAAAGGTCAAGTGCCTGAAGAAGAGTATTACCTACCTATCGGTAAAGCAAATATCATTAAAGAAGGTACGGATGTAACGATCGTTTCTTTCGGTAAAATGATTCCTCGGGTTGTTCTTCCTGCAGTAGAAGAATTGACCAAAGAAGGTATCAACGTAGAATTAATCGACTTACGTTCTGTGCGTCCTATCGATTTCCCGGCAATTATCGAGTCGGTTAAGAAAACAAATCGTTTAGTTGTTGTCGAAGAAGCATGGCCATTAGCATCTATTTCTTCGGAAATCGCTTTCAGAGTACAAAAGGACGCTTTTGATTACTTAGATGCGCCTGTTATCCGCGTAACCTCTGCAGATGTGCCGCTTGGATATGCGCCTACCTTGGTAGAAGCTACTTTACCAAGCGTTGCTAAAGTGGTAAAAGCGGTTAAAGAAGTGTCTTACTTAAAGAAATAA
- a CDS encoding glucosaminidase domain-containing protein — MKTNWTFIILIVLALGSSSCASRKRAVLQSPSSGNSTQNFPPASQSQNKPTKRPGATSVSGMDYIARYKDIAISEMNQFGIPASIKLAQALLESGNGNSYLAVEANNHFGIKCGGIWTGRSVTRPDDQINDCFRVYDNPEQSFKDHSQFLLRKRYEKLFLLNKDDYRAWAKGLKAAGYATNPRYPDLLIDLIERYQLYQYDRAERSYVAKEQREEKVEEIILEKEIAEPEVEPEAIKTAVAMIIHEVKPADTLYSISKRYHVGIEELKVLNGLTDDNLSAGQLLVISK; from the coding sequence ATGAAAACAAATTGGACTTTTATTATACTTATTGTGCTCGCATTAGGAAGTAGCTCCTGTGCGTCAAGAAAGCGTGCAGTCTTGCAATCGCCTTCATCAGGTAATTCCACACAAAACTTTCCGCCTGCAAGCCAAAGCCAAAATAAGCCCACCAAGCGCCCCGGTGCTACATCGGTCTCTGGAATGGATTATATTGCACGATACAAGGATATCGCTATTTCAGAAATGAACCAATTCGGCATTCCGGCCAGTATAAAGCTTGCACAAGCGCTGCTCGAGTCCGGCAATGGAAACAGCTATTTGGCTGTTGAGGCCAATAATCATTTTGGTATAAAATGTGGCGGCATTTGGACAGGAAGATCTGTTACCCGGCCGGATGATCAGATAAATGATTGTTTTCGGGTGTATGATAATCCAGAACAATCGTTCAAAGATCATAGTCAATTTTTGTTAAGGAAGCGCTACGAAAAGCTGTTTTTACTGAATAAAGATGATTACCGTGCTTGGGCAAAAGGATTAAAGGCCGCTGGTTACGCAACAAATCCACGTTACCCAGATTTACTCATCGACCTGATTGAACGATATCAGCTCTATCAATACGATCGAGCCGAACGATCGTATGTAGCAAAAGAGCAGCGCGAAGAAAAGGTAGAAGAAATCATTCTTGAAAAGGAAATTGCGGAGCCTGAGGTAGAGCCAGAAGCCATCAAAACTGCCGTTGCCATGATCATCCACGAAGTGAAGCCGGCTGATACGCTTTATAGTATCAGTAAGCGCTATCATGTTGGTATCGAAGAGCTTAAAGTGCTCAATGGCCTTACTGATGATAACTTATCTGCCGGACAGTTATTGGTTATTAGCAAGTAA
- a CDS encoding glucosaminidase domain and LysM peptidoglycan-binding domain-containing protein, translated as MQKTGIGKYVIVLLLFLSTVGSTYAQKFSPSSYIAEHKEIAQQLMVETGVPASVILAVAIHESAYGNSRIAQHLNNHFGIKGKNNSRAIRSAYKGYSSVKESYLDFISFLKRRKSTTNLFETSDQADYQRWVGGIARSGYSTTKTWSSKVLATINRYNLDEFDHQQASKGTLAKAAVQEKQEDLLLSAMEKDDSSISFRSSQSHVVVKGETLSSVAKRYDTSIESLKRRNNLQSSKLSIGQRLLL; from the coding sequence ATGCAAAAGACGGGTATTGGTAAGTACGTGATCGTACTGCTCTTATTTTTGTCTACTGTCGGATCGACGTATGCACAAAAATTTTCGCCAAGCAGTTATATTGCTGAACATAAAGAAATTGCACAGCAATTAATGGTCGAAACGGGAGTCCCTGCTTCCGTAATATTAGCAGTAGCTATTCACGAAAGTGCTTACGGAAATAGCCGAATTGCACAACACCTCAATAATCATTTTGGTATAAAAGGTAAAAACAATAGCCGGGCGATACGTTCTGCTTACAAGGGTTACAGTTCTGTCAAAGAGTCCTACCTCGACTTTATAAGCTTCTTAAAAAGAAGAAAATCTACCACCAATCTTTTCGAAACTTCCGATCAAGCAGACTATCAACGTTGGGTAGGCGGAATAGCTCGGTCGGGCTATTCGACAACCAAGACTTGGTCTTCGAAAGTTTTAGCAACGATAAATCGTTACAATCTCGACGAGTTTGACCATCAGCAAGCATCCAAAGGAACATTAGCTAAAGCGGCTGTCCAAGAAAAACAAGAAGATTTGCTATTGAGCGCCATGGAGAAGGACGATTCTTCTATATCGTTCCGAAGCTCGCAAAGCCACGTTGTCGTTAAAGGGGAAACCCTATCTTCCGTAGCTAAACGCTACGATACGTCAATCGAGTCATTGAAAAGACGAAACAACCTACAATCTTCCAAACTTTCTATCGGTCAAAGGCTGCTGCTGTAA
- a CDS encoding DUF6263 family protein — protein sequence MKKYFITGVAICIGFVSFAQKAVDFKLNPEIGKPIHIDMLVKTDVDGPQSVIMDMTMNMLMTPTEKQDENFKIESVTKTIKVNVDAGMMTMSYDSEKEAEDEMSKMLASQFSKIIDQTITIILTPKGKPVDVVLPEGLAQGMDKAAFSNISTPLPDAPVAVGATWENTAEMGNNPLISKTETTSTFKAENADGYVIDVIGKMLDDSANEVGSISGTYTLDKKTLFTKSGQIKTAIEAQGAKIVSDVTITAK from the coding sequence ATGAAAAAATATTTTATTACGGGAGTGGCTATATGCATCGGGTTCGTTTCCTTTGCGCAGAAGGCCGTCGATTTTAAGCTTAATCCGGAAATTGGAAAACCTATTCATATCGACATGCTCGTTAAAACCGATGTAGATGGTCCGCAGAGCGTTATCATGGATATGACGATGAATATGTTAATGACACCTACTGAAAAGCAGGATGAAAACTTTAAAATTGAAAGTGTCACAAAAACAATAAAAGTAAATGTCGATGCAGGTATGATGACCATGTCATACGACTCTGAAAAAGAGGCTGAAGATGAAATGTCCAAAATGCTGGCTTCGCAATTTTCAAAAATTATCGACCAAACGATCACGATCATATTAACGCCAAAAGGAAAGCCTGTAGATGTTGTTCTTCCGGAAGGGCTTGCACAAGGTATGGATAAAGCCGCGTTTTCAAACATCTCTACGCCGCTTCCGGATGCACCGGTTGCCGTAGGCGCAACGTGGGAAAATACTGCGGAGATGGGTAACAATCCATTGATTAGTAAAACAGAGACGACCTCGACATTTAAAGCAGAAAATGCAGACGGCTACGTGATTGACGTGATTGGTAAAATGCTCGACGATTCGGCAAACGAAGTAGGATCTATCAGTGGAACGTATACCTTGGATAAGAAAACGCTTTTCACTAAATCCGGACAAATTAAAACGGCTATTGAAGCACAAGGAGCGAAGATCGTTAGTGATGTAACGATTACCGCTAAGTAA
- a CDS encoding N-acetylmuramoyl-L-alanine amidase has product MRKGYYVFVPVLLLAVACGTAKRKVLQQPNTSVVLADSAKRIIDDVALPDLAEAVAESQAEAIPPMMTTEDRVQVLMRNGINKQADWTEAIHYDIRKPNFVIIHHTAQHSISQTIRTFQLEHTKVSAHYVIGKDGRVVQMLNDYLRSWHAGRSKWGNVTDMNSISLGIELDNNGREPFPDLQINALINLLDTLKTKYQIPFTNFIGHADIAPTRKDDPSVFFPWKRLAERGFGVWYDESNLLPAPEQFNYVDALRIIGYDVTNIRAAVIAFKRKFIVTDVSENLTDFDRRVLYNLYRRYF; this is encoded by the coding sequence TTGAGAAAAGGTTACTATGTTTTTGTGCCCGTGTTACTACTGGCAGTTGCTTGCGGAACGGCCAAGCGAAAAGTTTTGCAGCAGCCTAATACGTCGGTTGTGCTGGCCGACTCGGCGAAGCGAATTATAGATGACGTGGCGCTTCCCGATCTTGCGGAAGCCGTAGCGGAAAGTCAGGCGGAAGCAATACCGCCGATGATGACGACGGAAGATCGTGTGCAGGTGTTGATGCGTAACGGCATAAACAAACAGGCGGATTGGACAGAAGCTATCCATTACGATATTCGAAAGCCCAACTTCGTTATTATTCATCATACCGCGCAACACAGTATCAGCCAAACAATACGCACTTTTCAGCTTGAACATACCAAAGTTTCGGCACATTATGTTATTGGCAAAGATGGTCGCGTAGTGCAAATGCTCAACGACTATTTGCGATCATGGCACGCCGGAAGATCAAAGTGGGGAAATGTTACGGATATGAATTCGATTTCGTTGGGTATAGAGCTTGATAATAACGGAAGAGAACCTTTTCCAGACTTACAGATCAACGCACTAATAAACTTGCTAGACACGCTGAAAACGAAATATCAAATACCTTTTACCAATTTTATCGGTCATGCCGATATTGCGCCGACAAGAAAAGATGATCCTAGTGTTTTCTTTCCTTGGAAGCGACTGGCAGAGCGCGGTTTTGGAGTTTGGTATGACGAATCAAATTTACTGCCTGCTCCCGAGCAATTTAATTATGTGGATGCGTTGCGTATAATCGGTTACGATGTGACGAACATTCGTGCAGCCGTGATTGCGTTCAAGCGGAAGTTTATCGTAACGGATGTAAGCGAAAACTTAACGGATTTCGACCGCCGGGTGTTGTATAATTTATACCGCCGGTACTTTTGA
- a CDS encoding 6-pyruvoyl trahydropterin synthase family protein codes for MIYITRRERFSAAHRLFREDWSQEQNEAVFGNCSNPNWHGHNYELFVTVKGEVNPETGFVIDLKRMKTIILEQVINKLDHKNVNLDVDFMQGKRASTEVIAIAIFDELRPRFEEEQVTLHAVKLYETENNFVEYFG; via the coding sequence ATGATCTACATTACAAGACGTGAAAGATTTAGCGCGGCACATCGGTTGTTTCGTGAAGACTGGTCGCAAGAGCAGAATGAAGCCGTATTTGGTAACTGTTCCAACCCCAATTGGCACGGACACAACTACGAACTATTTGTGACGGTGAAAGGTGAAGTAAATCCAGAAACGGGCTTTGTTATTGATTTAAAAAGAATGAAGACGATCATTCTGGAGCAGGTAATCAATAAGTTGGACCACAAGAACGTAAACCTCGACGTGGATTTTATGCAAGGAAAGAGAGCCTCAACGGAGGTGATTGCCATTGCTATATTTGACGAGTTGAGGCCGCGATTTGAGGAAGAGCAGGTCACTTTGCATGCCGTAAAGCTTTACGAAACGGAAAACAATTTCGTTGAATATTTCGGATAA
- a CDS encoding anhydro-N-acetylmuramic acid kinase: MNRQIEKLYQLSAKPTRHIIGLMSGTSLDGLDIALCSISHSGQNTMLSVRNFTTLPYDEAFRQRIRTIFAKRTIDQQLLSGLHAYVGTTHAELILQALTSWNIDTADVDCIASHGQTVFHAPQRLTNDSSYPNSTLQIGDADHIAIKTGIITLSDFRQKHIAAGGEGAPLAAYGDYLLFRHEHENRFLLNIGGIANFTFLPAKNVELKAYATDLGPGNTLMNQYMKASFDKEMDEDAAVAKQGSVNPSLLASLCNHPFFNEAFPKTTGPELFSLMYLQAAQQHSHTENLQATDIMATLNRFSAITIANGILQQAQGLTNVAVFVSGGGLHNPLLLAHLRALLPAFNVTSFAQLGLDPDAKEACLFAILANETLAGSTQHVDQIKDSPAVCMGKISLPY, encoded by the coding sequence ATGAACCGACAAATCGAAAAACTTTATCAACTAAGCGCTAAACCCACGCGCCATATTATCGGGCTAATGTCTGGCACTTCGTTAGATGGTCTGGATATTGCACTTTGCTCCATAAGCCATAGTGGGCAAAATACGATGTTGTCTGTTCGAAACTTTACCACGCTTCCTTACGACGAAGCGTTTAGACAGCGTATTCGAACGATCTTCGCCAAGCGCACGATCGATCAACAGTTGCTTTCCGGCTTACATGCGTATGTCGGCACTACGCACGCCGAATTAATCCTGCAAGCGCTTACTAGCTGGAATATCGATACTGCCGATGTCGATTGTATCGCCAGCCATGGTCAAACTGTCTTTCATGCACCTCAACGATTAACTAACGATTCCAGCTATCCAAACAGCACACTGCAAATAGGTGATGCCGACCATATCGCCATCAAAACGGGCATTATCACATTATCCGATTTCCGGCAAAAACATATCGCCGCTGGCGGAGAGGGCGCGCCATTGGCGGCCTACGGTGATTATTTACTGTTTCGCCATGAGCATGAAAACCGATTTTTATTGAATATCGGAGGCATTGCAAATTTTACGTTTCTGCCGGCTAAAAATGTGGAATTAAAGGCCTACGCAACTGATCTTGGTCCGGGAAACACGTTGATGAACCAATATATGAAAGCGTCTTTTGATAAGGAGATGGATGAAGACGCAGCAGTTGCAAAACAAGGTTCTGTCAATCCATCCTTACTGGCAAGCTTATGTAATCATCCGTTTTTCAACGAGGCTTTTCCAAAAACAACAGGGCCGGAGTTATTCAGTTTGATGTATTTGCAAGCAGCGCAACAGCACTCACACACCGAAAATCTGCAAGCTACAGACATTATGGCCACCTTGAATAGATTTTCTGCGATCACGATCGCTAACGGTATTCTGCAACAAGCGCAAGGCTTAACAAATGTGGCTGTTTTTGTCAGCGGTGGCGGCCTGCACAATCCGTTATTGCTAGCTCATCTTCGCGCCTTGCTGCCCGCATTTAACGTGACCTCGTTTGCGCAGTTGGGCCTGGATCCTGACGCAAAAGAAGCGTGTTTATTCGCAATTCTGGCCAATGAAACGCTGGCTGGTAGTACACAGCATGTTGATCAGATAAAAGATTCGCCAGCCGTATGCATGGGCAAAATTAGTTTGCCTTACTGA
- a CDS encoding DUF3078 domain-containing protein — MSMQWSFAQVDLKNLRAKPDTNLVEKPKSPVSNISQVVVPIPRLGLEVDYWKHWTKLGFNINQAFFNKHWNAGGVNSIAVLGTAWHKSEYNKNKINFTTEADLRYGRIQNDFLDENAGTLSKKNIDRIFWDNKLAYKLSPVWAIYVSFTFESQFDKGFTYARDNLDREYISGRESNFMAPGYFTESFGLEYKPDNTFSIRLGTGTARQTLVLDEQVKALTVEQYAIRYPDRPPITADQERYGLRPGQSFRNDLAFQLTANLDRDLSKNLHIKARYNVFADYTDLADPDQRLDAVLTAKITSLINVSLTGIVYYNSAEQPGVQVSQALALGVLYSLPR, encoded by the coding sequence ATGAGCATGCAATGGAGTTTTGCACAGGTAGATTTAAAAAACCTACGCGCGAAGCCAGACACTAATCTTGTCGAGAAGCCTAAATCGCCGGTTTCTAATATTAGTCAGGTCGTTGTTCCTATTCCGCGCCTCGGCCTTGAAGTAGATTACTGGAAACATTGGACAAAGCTAGGCTTTAATATCAATCAAGCATTTTTCAACAAACACTGGAATGCCGGGGGGGTTAATTCTATCGCGGTATTAGGTACTGCATGGCATAAATCAGAATATAATAAAAACAAAATCAATTTTACTACCGAGGCGGACCTGCGCTATGGACGTATACAAAATGATTTTTTGGATGAAAACGCAGGAACGCTTTCCAAGAAAAATATTGACAGGATTTTTTGGGATAATAAATTAGCGTACAAATTATCTCCTGTTTGGGCGATATACGTTTCCTTCACCTTCGAATCTCAATTTGACAAAGGATTTACCTATGCCAGAGACAACTTAGATAGAGAATATATTTCTGGAAGAGAATCAAATTTTATGGCGCCTGGTTATTTCACGGAATCTTTCGGTTTGGAGTACAAGCCTGATAACACTTTCTCCATTCGTTTAGGTACGGGTACGGCGCGTCAAACGCTTGTTTTGGATGAGCAAGTTAAGGCTCTAACCGTCGAGCAATATGCTATTCGCTATCCAGATAGACCTCCGATTACAGCTGATCAGGAGAGATACGGCTTAAGACCAGGGCAGTCTTTTCGGAACGACCTCGCTTTTCAGTTGACCGCCAATTTGGATCGCGATTTATCGAAAAATCTCCACATAAAAGCACGTTACAACGTGTTTGCCGATTATACCGATTTAGCGGATCCGGATCAGCGATTAGATGCTGTCCTGACTGCAAAAATCACCAGTTTAATTAATGTGTCTTTAACAGGCATTGTTTACTACAACTCTGCAGAGCAGCCTGGCGTTCAGGTCAGTCAGGCCTTGGCTTTGGGTGTACTATATAGTTTACCAAGATAG
- the folE gene encoding GTP cyclohydrolase I FolE, with amino-acid sequence MSDLTPFDDDDELHGYLKIDQYNEKQVNEIAAHYPAILQALGENPAREGLVKTPERVAKALQFLTHGYDIDAAKVLRSAMFEEDYSQMVVVKDIEVYSMCEHHMLPFFGKAHIAYIPNGHIVGLSKIPRVVEAFARRLQVQERLTNEIRDCIQETLNPAGVAVVMECKHMCMAMRGIQKQNSVTTTSAFTGAFQNDVTRSEFLRLITASLD; translated from the coding sequence ATGAGTGATTTAACACCTTTCGACGACGACGACGAACTACACGGTTACCTAAAAATCGACCAGTACAACGAAAAGCAGGTGAACGAAATTGCTGCACATTATCCGGCAATATTGCAAGCTCTCGGTGAGAATCCTGCGCGAGAAGGACTGGTAAAAACACCCGAGCGTGTCGCAAAAGCGCTGCAGTTTTTAACGCATGGCTATGATATCGATGCGGCCAAGGTCTTAAGAAGTGCGATGTTTGAAGAAGATTACAGCCAGATGGTGGTTGTAAAAGATATAGAGGTTTACTCCATGTGCGAGCATCATATGCTTCCTTTTTTTGGAAAAGCGCATATCGCTTATATTCCTAATGGGCACATCGTTGGCCTGAGCAAGATTCCGCGCGTCGTGGAAGCTTTTGCTCGCCGTTTACAGGTGCAAGAACGGTTGACCAATGAAATCCGGGATTGTATACAGGAGACCTTAAATCCTGCTGGTGTCGCGGTGGTAATGGAGTGTAAGCATATGTGTATGGCGATGCGCGGCATCCAGAAACAAAATTCGGTGACTACCACCTCTGCTTTTACCGGTGCTTTTCAGAACGATGTTACACGATCGGAATTTTTACGCTTGATTACGGCGTCGTTAGACTAA